ACAAAAGCAGTGATCTTTTGCAGCTCTTCGTCATGCTTATATATTGGAACAACAACCACCTGTATAGGTGCAAGTTTTGGAGGCAATACCAATCCGGCATCATCACTATGCGCCATAATTAAGGCACCGATTAAACGGGTAGACACACCCCATGAGCTAGCCCATACATGTTCTATCTTACCTTCCTTATTTGTAAATTTCACATCAAATGCTTTAGCAAAATTCTGCCCCAAAAAGTGAGAAGTACCAGCCTGAAGTGCTTTTCCATCCTGCATTAAGGCCTCAATACAATAAGTATCCAAAGCGCCTGCAAAGCGTTCGTTAGGCGTTTTTACACCCTTAACTACCGGCAAAGCCATCCAGTTTTCTGCAAAATCAGCATATACATTCAACATTTGTTTTGTCTCTGCAATAGCTTCATCAGCAGTTGCATGAGCAGTATGCCCTTCCTGCCATAAAAATTCTGTAGTACGTAAAAACAAACGTGTGCGCATTTCCCAACGTACAACATTGGCCCACTGGTTTACAAGGATAGGCAAATCACGATAGGATTGAATCCAGCCCTTATAAGTATTCCAGATAATGGTTTCAGAAGTTGGTCTTACGATCAGTTCTTCTTCCAGCTTTGCAGTTTCATCAACAATGATGTTACCATTTCCATCGTTTTTAAGACGGTAATGTGTCACAACGGCACACTCAGTAGCAAAGCCTTCAACGTGCGACGCTTCCTTAGAAAAATACGACTTGGGGATGAATAAAGGGAAGTAAGCATTGCTGTGGCCTGTTTCTTTAAATTTCTGGTCTAAAACCGCCTGCATTTTCTCCCAAATGGAATATCCATATGGCTTAATTACCATACATCCTTTAACGGAGGAGTGCTCTGCCAGGTCGGCTTTTATAACAATGTCGTTATACCATTGGGAATAATCTTCGTTTTTGCTTGTAATACCTTTGCTCATAACTGTTTTGGAACGTTTTTTGTGTTAAATGACTTGTAATGTAGGCTACAAATCTATAAATTTATACCTACAAAACACACAACACACAAAGAAGGGATATAGTTATGAAATCAAATTATTTATTCACCAGTATGCTGGCCCTGACGACCATAGTTGTCACGTCATGCTCTGCGCCAAGGTTAGCGCAGCAAAATTCGAATGATGATGTTTATAACTCTGTAGCGCAGGCAAGGGAGTATAAACAACAAGTACCCGTAAGAGAATCCGGCTATGATACTCAGGATGAGTACTATGGAACAAGTGATCCTTATTATGATATGGATTACTCATCACGTATAAACAGATTTTACTATACAGGACCTTCATGGAGAGGATATTATGACCCTTTCTTTGATAGCGGGTGGTATGGCAACTATGGCCTGTCATTTGGTCTTGGTTTTGGCTATAGCCCTTTTTATGGCTCTATATGGAATTCCCCATACAACGCATGGGGTAGTTATTATTCTCCATTTTATGGTTATAACAACTACTATGGCGGTGGCTATTATGGTGGCGGTTTATGGGGTGGTGGCTACTGGGGCGGCGGTTTCTATACCGGCAGAACAACCAATGTGCAAGACTACAGACCTAGACCAAACAGAGGTGGTAACAATGGGTACACCGGTAATAGAGGTTATGGAAATGATGCCTATCTTTCTCCAAGGTCGTCCAGAACACAAAGCAATAATGGTGTAAGTGTAATTTCTGGCAGACCTTCAAGAGGTAGCGTCAATGGTAATTATGGTACAACTTCGAGACCAGCAACGACCGAAAGTTCGAGACCGAGCAGAACTGAAACTGCAAGACCGGCAACAACAGAAAGTTCAAGACCAAGCAGAACTGAAGCTCCGGCAAGACCAACAAGAGAGTCCTATACCCCACCTCCTTCGTATACTCCTCCTTCAAGAAGTGAAGGCAGTAGTTCCGGTGGCAGCTATGGCGGTGGTAGCTCAGGCGGCGGTGGCGGTACAAGCAGACCATCAAGAGGCGGCAGATAATTTAAGCGAAATACACAGATGAAGAAATTTACACAGATACTTATGGTGGCTATAGTAGCGACCACAGGCACAACATATGCACAATATGCCGGAGACGCAATCCGATTCTCGAACAGTAATTACGGCAGCTCTGCAAGATTTAAAGGGATGGGGAATGCGCAAATTGGCGTAGGCGGAGACATGAGTTCCTTAAATGGCAACCCAGCCGGTTTAGGTCTCTTTACCAGATCAGAATTTAGTTTTACTCCCGAATTTAACAATGCAACTTCAAAATCTGATTACCTGGGACAACAAGACAAGGCTTCAGACAATAAATTAAATATAAACCAGGCCGGTATTGTCTGGTATAACCCTACTTTCAAGGCACAGGGACAAGACACTAAAAAAGGTGTTTTGAGTGCTGTATTTGGTATTGGCTATAGCAGAAACAACGATTTTACGCAAAGTTACAATTACGGCGGCAACAATAACACGACAACAATGCGTGATTATTTTGCGGAGTTAGCAAATAGCAGCATGAATGCTCAAGGAGTTCTTCCTAAAAACTCTCTGGAGCGTTTAGCTTATCAGAACTACCTGATGAACTACAATACGCCGACCAGTGGCCCCGTGCATACAGCCGATCCATTTATTGGCAGCAATATGCAGAGTAAAAATCAAACTGCTTCAGGTTCTACTTCTGAAGTAAATTTCTCGGGAGCACTTAATATTTCTAACCAATTGTATATTGGTGCAAGTATAGGAATGGTAAATGTTCGTTACCTTAATGATTCAGAATATAGAGAAAAAGGTATACTACAAACTTACAATGGAGATCCTGCAAATGGTACTGTGGGTTATGGACCGCAAGAAAACTACAGCTTCTCCTATCTAACCAGTCAGGAAACCCATGGTTCAGGAATTAATGGTAGAATAGGCTTAATCTTCAGACCTGTTTCAAGTTTCAGGATCGGTGCAACCTATCAAACACCAACCTGGTTGTATATGGAAGATTCATTTTCAGAAAACCTATTCACCACTTTATCTGGTGAAAGACTTTCGAATGATATAGGACCTTTAAACTATAACTATACTTACAACCTAAAGACACCTGCAAAAGGCTCATTGGGTGCTAGTTATGTCATAGCTGGACAAGCTATTATTTCTGCTGATGTGGATTTTATCGATTATGCAAGTGCCCGCCTATCACAAGATGGAGGTGGTTCACTTGACAAAGCAATTATGGATAGCAATGCGGACATTAAAAACTTTTATACCTCAGCTGTAAATTATAGAGTTGGTGGAGAATATAAAATCGATAACCTGAGCTTAAGAGCAGGTTACGGATTAAACGGAAGTCCTATCAAAAATGATTCTAAAAATACTTATGGTACTCAATTTTATAGTGGTGGCCTGGGATACCGCTTTAATGAATACTATTTTGATATCGCTTATCAGCGTGTTCAATCAAAAGAGACAAATAGTCCCTATGTACTGAGTGATGGAGCAGAACCGGTAGCCATGATTAAAAATGCCAACAACAATGTATTCTTAACTTTTGGAATTCGATTTTAATCCCTAACGATTTGAACAGCAAAGCCCGGATTTGATAAGTCCGGGCTTTGCTGTTTTATAGGATTCCGTGCAAGGAAGCACCCTTAAGGCCAAGCCGATCTATATGTCTTTCTACCGCTTCATCTTTAATCAATTCCGGCGCATGATGCGGCTTTTTACGGGCATCAATAATAACCGGACCTGTACAACCCCAATGTTTATTACTGATAAAACTCCCTACCCCATGGATATCAGAGGCCGGATTGCTTCGGGTAAAAGTAACCCATACCAGGTTGTTGATCGTTGCCGCAGTAAACTTAGCATCGTCACAAACCACAATTAAGGCCAAACCATCCAATTCCTGATCTTTTAAATCCTTGCTTAATAATACCATTTCCTGTTCGGCATGGGCAGCATCCACATAAGGATGAGCACTGATAGCCAATACCCCTGGAATTGCCATCTGATAATGATTAAATGGCTCAGGCAAATGAAACCCATTAGGTAACTCATTTTTAAGTATTCGCTTTTGACCTCCTGCAGCTGCAAAAACAACCTTCGAGCCACTATTTAAACCATCCCCACTGTAATCCAGTGTATCGATTGTGGTATGGGTATGAAAATGCAAATCTGTACGGAAATCCATTCGCGAAAGGATATGTTGCATAAAGCCCGCAAGATCATGGGTATCCAAATGCTCATCATCTTCCCTTGCAGCAATAAATAAGTACTTGGCCAGACTCAATTGGTTTTTACCCAGAATATGATTGGCAATGGTTAAAATCTCCTGAGGTCTGCGCTCATTTAAATATGGTGTATATCTTTCACTTCCAATGGCAAACAATAAAGGATGAACCCCTGCAGCATCAACCGCATTCACCTCTTTTAAGCCATGAATTTCTTTAGGCAAAGCCGATCCGGCTATTTCATGGATCAAAGCACCAAAACTCGTATCTTCTTGCGGCGGTCTTCCCACTACGGTAAACGACCATATCGCATCCTTACGATGGTAAACATTGTGCACCTTCATTAAAGGAAAAGGGTGCGTAAGACTGTAATAGCCCAAATGATCTCCAAATGGTCCTTCAGGCTTATTTTCATGTGGATAAACCGTTCCGGTGATCACAAAATCGGCATCGGCTGATAAACAAAAGCCTTCTTCATCATAAAAATACCTGAACCTTCGGTTGCCTAATGCACCTGCAAAAGTCATTTCCGACAAACCTTCCGGCAAAGGCATGACCGCAGCCAGCGGATGTGATGGTGGACCACCTACAAAAATACTCACTTTTAAAGGTTGTCCTTTGGCATTGGCTTTAGACTGGTGTACCCCTATTCCTCTATGGATTTGATAATGCAATCCAATCTCTTTATTCAATTCGTAATCATTACCAGCAAGCTGTATCCTATACATCCCCAGGTTAGCATTTAAGATCCCTGGCTTATCAATATCCTCAGTATATACCTGTGGCATCGTAATAAAAGGACCGCCATCCATAGGCCAGTTTACAATTTGTGGCAAGGCATCAATGGTGGTTTTACTGAATACTGATTTAAAAGTTTGTTTTAATGGTAATGCGGTAAGTGCAGTAAAGGCAACACCGGGTAATTTTAATGGGTTCTTTAAGGCCTTAACCGGATCCGAGCGAAGGTTTACCAACTGCTCTACTTTAGGCAGGCTATCTCTGAACATAAATTTCGAGCGTTCCAATGTGCCAAATAAATTAGAAACCGCTGGAAACTTGCTGCCCTTAATATTTTCAAAAAAAAGAGCCGGTCCATT
This is a stretch of genomic DNA from Candidatus Pedobacter colombiensis. It encodes these proteins:
- the proS gene encoding proline--tRNA ligase; translated protein: MSKGITSKNEDYSQWYNDIVIKADLAEHSSVKGCMVIKPYGYSIWEKMQAVLDQKFKETGHSNAYFPLFIPKSYFSKEASHVEGFATECAVVTHYRLKNDGNGNIIVDETAKLEEELIVRPTSETIIWNTYKGWIQSYRDLPILVNQWANVVRWEMRTRLFLRTTEFLWQEGHTAHATADEAIAETKQMLNVYADFAENWMALPVVKGVKTPNERFAGALDTYCIEALMQDGKALQAGTSHFLGQNFAKAFDVKFTNKEGKIEHVWASSWGVSTRLIGALIMAHSDDAGLVLPPKLAPIQVVVVPIYKHDEELQKITAFVDELISKLKRMGISVKYDDRDTQRPGFKFAEYELKGVPVRVAIGSRDMENGTVELARRDTREKQSVSQDGLEIHIAQLLEEIQENIYNKALNYRTEHITEANSYEEMKELLDTKAGFIAAHWDGTPETEQKIKEETKATIRCVPLDNKLEDGVCIYSGKPSKQRVLFARAY
- a CDS encoding UbiD family decarboxylase; amino-acid sequence: MGYKSLADCVADLEQHGHLIRIKEEVDPYLEMAAIHLRVYEQNGPALFFENIKGSKFPAVSNLFGTLERSKFMFRDSLPKVEQLVNLRSDPVKALKNPLKLPGVAFTALTALPLKQTFKSVFSKTTIDALPQIVNWPMDGGPFITMPQVYTEDIDKPGILNANLGMYRIQLAGNDYELNKEIGLHYQIHRGIGVHQSKANAKGQPLKVSIFVGGPPSHPLAAVMPLPEGLSEMTFAGALGNRRFRYFYDEEGFCLSADADFVITGTVYPHENKPEGPFGDHLGYYSLTHPFPLMKVHNVYHRKDAIWSFTVVGRPPQEDTSFGALIHEIAGSALPKEIHGLKEVNAVDAAGVHPLLFAIGSERYTPYLNERRPQEILTIANHILGKNQLSLAKYLFIAAREDDEHLDTHDLAGFMQHILSRMDFRTDLHFHTHTTIDTLDYSGDGLNSGSKVVFAAAGGQKRILKNELPNGFHLPEPFNHYQMAIPGVLAISAHPYVDAAHAEQEMVLLSKDLKDQELDGLALIVVCDDAKFTAATINNLVWVTFTRSNPASDIHGVGSFISNKHWGCTGPVIIDARKKPHHAPELIKDEAVERHIDRLGLKGASLHGIL